A section of the Lineus longissimus chromosome 1, tnLinLong1.2, whole genome shotgun sequence genome encodes:
- the LOC135486923 gene encoding uncharacterized protein LOC135486923, whose amino-acid sequence MILQKCDTCIAMCVDKKGPNVARGKPASQSTTYDKGEASKAVDGNPNPSRYQDYSCTHTRRNYPPPWWFVDLKARHSVNSVTIINRSDGYGNRLKDFDVIISEVAPPSGFSSGEVCYSHQGNSANGQIYNLPCQGKVGRFVGVRLRDAGTLSLCEVEVYGNSWSYMYYAITASEELKLVATNSLISLSECSYWCLKCLDCYEFSFTNEVCRMYGKDVIAGTPSPCPVPNQLVRSTNCHRKLLPWKSTVTGVDGRERGSCRLPNLGIANVMIPYRCV is encoded by the exons GTCCTAATGTTGCAAGAGGGAAACCTGCATCACAATCGACAACCTATGATAAAGGTGAAGCAAGCAAAGCCGTAGATGGGAACCCCAACCCGAGCCGATATCAGGACTATTCCTGTACCCACACCCGCCGCAATTACCCACCGCCCTGGTGGTTTGTTGATCTCAAAGCGCGCCATTCCGTCAACAGCGTCACCATCATCAACAGATCGGATGGTTATG GCAACCGTCTCAAAGACTTTGATGTGATAATATCAGAGGTTGCGCCACCAAGCGGTTTCTCCTCGGGTGAAGTGTGCTACAGTCACCAAGGAAATTCTGCCAATGGGCAGATATACAACCTACCATGCCAGGGTAAAGTCGGGCGGTTTGTTGGTGTGAGACTAAGGGATGCAGGAACCCTGAGTCTCTGTGAGGTGGAAGTATATGGTA ACAGTTGGAGCTACATGTACTATGCAATAACAGCTTCTGAGGAGCTTAAGCTCGTGGCAACAAATTCCCTGATATCACTATCAGAATGCAGTTATTGGTGCTTGAAGTGCCTGGACTGTTACGAGTTCTCCTTCACGAATGAGGTGTGCCGTATGTACGGGAAGGACGTCATCGCCGGAACACCGTCA CCGTGTCCGGTTCCGAACCAATTAGTCCGAAGTACGAATTGCCACAGGAAGCTCTTACCCTGGAAAAGTACGGTCACTGGTGTGGATGGGAGAGAACGGGGATCTTGCCGGCTGCCAAATCTGGGTATTGCGAATGTAATGATACCGTACAGATGTGTGT GA
- the LOC135486910 gene encoding uncharacterized protein LOC135486910 isoform X1, whose translation MIVRMMRYRHPCRQIFRRNFGFLGLLLLCVSLSAFTLFIRTEWMKEPVHLTERRKRFLLDESDIKEYHLKSTSEEELGTIFIPYRGKTARKGRMNSGRKPSTRIGPTEPRRIVFFSYGDDLSSKLTDFFAVHPDVFLMRGTFANENNFETSLGGCTAAALGKLTSPRVDRCRKRRTCHSPSTENLVKKCRERPYQMFQITASDMTKKFDWVPIVCKLTKSDENLVVVHLMAEPLDIVYNRLVHQLTLARRDELNNNDTASALDEGKKLCIRIRGDLSSLHKAGCSGEKIKSFSVKNIILNLPDSWLELHNYIGTYVDDRTNDLLQENSIAETLKARLHRMHSTRHHLFPETFVKHLNEACGGIEI comes from the exons ATGATAGTT AGAATGATGCGATATCGGCATCCCTGCAGACAGATCTTCCGGAGAAACTTCGGCTTCCTCGGTCTCCTCCTTCTCTGTGTAAGTCTGTCGGCTTTCACGTTATTCATAAGAACAGAATGGATGAAAGAGCCCGTCCATTTAACTGAGCGGCGGAAGCGGTTCTTATTGGATGAAAGCGACATCAAGGAATACCATCTGAAGAGTACCAGCGAGGAAGAACTAGGGACCATTTTTATACCCTACCGGGGCAAAACAGCCAGAAAGGGCAGGATGAATTCTGGGAGAAAGCCATCAACACGTATTGGTCCAACTGAACCAAGACGAATCGTTTTCTTTTCATACGGTGATGATCTATCGTCAAAATTGACGGATTTCTTCGCAGTGCACCCCGATGTGTTTCTGATGCGTGGTACATTCGCGAATGAGAATAACTTTGAAACATCCCTCGGAGGATGCACGGCTGCTGCCTTGGGAAAGCTTACATCGCCGAGGGTGGATAGATGTAGGAAAAGAAGAACCTGCCATTCGCCATCAACGGAAAATCTTGTTAAAAAGTGCAGGGAACGCCCTTATCAGATGTTCCAAATCACGGCTTCTGACATGACGAAGAAATTCGATTGGGTTCCTATCGTTTGCAAACTCACTAAATCCGATGAAAACCTGGTAGTCGTTCATTTGATGGCTGAGCCTCTGGATATTGTTTACAATCGGTTGGTGCATCAATTGACATTAGCAAGGCGTGATGAGTTGAATAACAACGATACCGCTTCGGCCTTGGACGAGGGGAAGAAACTCTGCATTCGTATTCGCGGCGATCTGTCTTCACTACACAAAGCCGGCTGCAGCGGGGAGAAAATTAAGTCGTTTTCTGTGAAAAACATCATTCTAAATCTTCCAGACAGTTGGTTGGAGCTCCATAATTACATTGGAACGTATGTTGATGACCGTACAAATGATTTGTTGCAAGAGAATAGTATAGCAGAGACTTTGAAAGCCCGATTACATCGGATGCATTCGACGAGGCATCATCTATTTCCTGAAACGTTTGTAAAGCACTTAAACGAAGCATGTGGTGGTATTGAAATATGA
- the LOC135496891 gene encoding ras-related protein Rap-2c-like — MAKQAYESERKGSLPVASNIMFMGGAGVGKSSIISMFFRNEFMAEYNPTVEEVYREILDADGRQVILNIFDTAGSYQFPAMKRIYLKKGDAFVLVYSVNELSSFDEVCNIRNEILKLRGESAPIVFVGNKVDLRGGPPTMSDVLRDATISIEWGNTHVECSASENDRLDQIFIEAIAAIRRRNRDNSISIDRSIDASITPTETFSRPCALSVTSMRTRRCGRAHSADFLIKTDGKRFKKRKRFKWLCVIS, encoded by the coding sequence ATGGCGAAGCAAGCGTACGAGAGCGAACGCAAGGGCTCTCTGCCTGTCGCCTCAAACATCATGTTCATGGGCGGAGCTGGTGTTGGTAAAAGTTCTATCATCTCAATGTTCTTCCGCAACGAGTTCATGGCCGAGTATAACCCAACAGTAGAGGAGGTATACAGGGAAATTCTAGACGCGGATGGACGACAAGTTATACTGAATATTTTTGACACTGCAGGCTCGTATCAGTTTCCGGCAATGAAACGGATCTACCTCAAGAAAGGGGACGCCTTCGTCCTTGTTTACTCCGTCAACGAGCTCTCCTCATTCGACGAAGTCTGTAATATCCGGAATGAGATTCTCAAGTTGCGAGGTGAGTCGGCGCCAATTGTATTTGTTGGTAACAAAGTCGACCTACGCGGCGGTCCTCCAACCATGTCTGATGTTCTCCGGGACGCTACAATCTCCATCGAATGGGGAAACACTCACGTCGAATGCTCTGCCTCGGAAAACGACCGCCTGGATCAGATCTTCATTGAAGCGATTGCCGCAATACGGCGTCGGAACAGAGACAATTCAATATCTATAGATCGGTCCATAGACGCTTCTATAACACCGACAGAAACGTTTTCACGTCCATGTGCATTGAGTGTTACCTCCATGCGGACTAGACGTTGCGGTAGGGCGCATTCCGCGGATTTTCTGATCAAGACGGACGGCAAACGGTTCAAGAAAAGGAAAAGGTTCAAATGGTTATGTGTAATATCGTGA
- the LOC135486910 gene encoding uncharacterized protein LOC135486910 isoform X2, whose protein sequence is MMRYRHPCRQIFRRNFGFLGLLLLCVSLSAFTLFIRTEWMKEPVHLTERRKRFLLDESDIKEYHLKSTSEEELGTIFIPYRGKTARKGRMNSGRKPSTRIGPTEPRRIVFFSYGDDLSSKLTDFFAVHPDVFLMRGTFANENNFETSLGGCTAAALGKLTSPRVDRCRKRRTCHSPSTENLVKKCRERPYQMFQITASDMTKKFDWVPIVCKLTKSDENLVVVHLMAEPLDIVYNRLVHQLTLARRDELNNNDTASALDEGKKLCIRIRGDLSSLHKAGCSGEKIKSFSVKNIILNLPDSWLELHNYIGTYVDDRTNDLLQENSIAETLKARLHRMHSTRHHLFPETFVKHLNEACGGIEI, encoded by the coding sequence ATGATGCGATATCGGCATCCCTGCAGACAGATCTTCCGGAGAAACTTCGGCTTCCTCGGTCTCCTCCTTCTCTGTGTAAGTCTGTCGGCTTTCACGTTATTCATAAGAACAGAATGGATGAAAGAGCCCGTCCATTTAACTGAGCGGCGGAAGCGGTTCTTATTGGATGAAAGCGACATCAAGGAATACCATCTGAAGAGTACCAGCGAGGAAGAACTAGGGACCATTTTTATACCCTACCGGGGCAAAACAGCCAGAAAGGGCAGGATGAATTCTGGGAGAAAGCCATCAACACGTATTGGTCCAACTGAACCAAGACGAATCGTTTTCTTTTCATACGGTGATGATCTATCGTCAAAATTGACGGATTTCTTCGCAGTGCACCCCGATGTGTTTCTGATGCGTGGTACATTCGCGAATGAGAATAACTTTGAAACATCCCTCGGAGGATGCACGGCTGCTGCCTTGGGAAAGCTTACATCGCCGAGGGTGGATAGATGTAGGAAAAGAAGAACCTGCCATTCGCCATCAACGGAAAATCTTGTTAAAAAGTGCAGGGAACGCCCTTATCAGATGTTCCAAATCACGGCTTCTGACATGACGAAGAAATTCGATTGGGTTCCTATCGTTTGCAAACTCACTAAATCCGATGAAAACCTGGTAGTCGTTCATTTGATGGCTGAGCCTCTGGATATTGTTTACAATCGGTTGGTGCATCAATTGACATTAGCAAGGCGTGATGAGTTGAATAACAACGATACCGCTTCGGCCTTGGACGAGGGGAAGAAACTCTGCATTCGTATTCGCGGCGATCTGTCTTCACTACACAAAGCCGGCTGCAGCGGGGAGAAAATTAAGTCGTTTTCTGTGAAAAACATCATTCTAAATCTTCCAGACAGTTGGTTGGAGCTCCATAATTACATTGGAACGTATGTTGATGACCGTACAAATGATTTGTTGCAAGAGAATAGTATAGCAGAGACTTTGAAAGCCCGATTACATCGGATGCATTCGACGAGGCATCATCTATTTCCTGAAACGTTTGTAAAGCACTTAAACGAAGCATGTGGTGGTATTGAAATATGA